One genomic window of Arachis hypogaea cultivar Tifrunner chromosome 8, arahy.Tifrunner.gnm2.J5K5, whole genome shotgun sequence includes the following:
- the LOC112708124 gene encoding NAC domain-containing protein 83 isoform X2, translated as MMSKKMRFVKKNKNGVRLLPPGFRFQPTEEELLFQYLKCKVFSFQLPASIIPEINVCNYDPWDLPGNNNNYGEEEERYLFSSKEVKYRNGNRMNRITKSGYWKATGSDKRIISTSSNNNNNNNIVGIRKTLVFYHGKSPNGSRTHWIMREYRLVTTPSNSSQYVEDLGNWVLCRIFKKKRSIESQHHMVKNKINNNVVEVANNNNNKPIFFDFMRLYDSPISSSSSSSSSCLSSDFITQM; from the exons atgatgAGCAAGAAGATGAGGTTTGTTAAGAAGAACAAGAATGGAGTGAGATTATTGCCACCTGGATTTAGGTTCCAACCAACAGAAGAGGAGCTTCTATTTCAGTATTTGAAATGCAAGGTTTTCTCTTTTCAGTTGCCAGCTTCAATCATTCCTGAGATCAATGTATGCAACTATGATCCTTGGGATTTGCCAG ggaataataataattatggggaggaagaagagagatacTTGTTCAGCTCAAAGGAAGTTAAGTATAGAAACGGTAACCGAATGAACAGAATAACGAAATCTGGATATTGGAAAGCAACTGGATCAGACAAAAGAATAATTTCAACatcatccaataataataataataataatattgttggGATAAGAAAAACTCTTGTATTCTATCATGGAAAATCTCCAAATGGCTCTAGAACTCATTGGATCATGCGTGAGTATCGACTTGTCACTACTCCTTCTAATTCATCCCAG TATGTAGAAGACTTAGGGAATTGGGTTCTTTGCCGCATAttcaagaagaaaagaagcataGAAAGTCAACATCACATGGTCaagaacaaaattaataataatgttgTCGAGgtggctaataataataataataagccaATATTCTTTGATTTTATGAGGCTATATGACTCGCcaatatcttcttcttcatcttcatcttcttcttgtttaAGTTCTGATTTCATAACTCAAATGTAA
- the LOC112708124 gene encoding NAC domain-containing protein 83 isoform X1, with product MMSKKMRFVKKNKNGVRLLPPGFRFQPTEEELLFQYLKCKVFSFQLPASIIPEINVCNYDPWDLPGNNNNYGEEEERYLFSSKEVKYRNGNRMNRITKSGYWKATGSDKRIISTSSNNNNNNNIVGIRKTLVFYHGKSPNGSRTHWIMREYRLVTTPSNSSQKYVEDLGNWVLCRIFKKKRSIESQHHMVKNKINNNVVEVANNNNNKPIFFDFMRLYDSPISSSSSSSSSCLSSDFITQM from the exons atgatgAGCAAGAAGATGAGGTTTGTTAAGAAGAACAAGAATGGAGTGAGATTATTGCCACCTGGATTTAGGTTCCAACCAACAGAAGAGGAGCTTCTATTTCAGTATTTGAAATGCAAGGTTTTCTCTTTTCAGTTGCCAGCTTCAATCATTCCTGAGATCAATGTATGCAACTATGATCCTTGGGATTTGCCAG ggaataataataattatggggaggaagaagagagatacTTGTTCAGCTCAAAGGAAGTTAAGTATAGAAACGGTAACCGAATGAACAGAATAACGAAATCTGGATATTGGAAAGCAACTGGATCAGACAAAAGAATAATTTCAACatcatccaataataataataataataatattgttggGATAAGAAAAACTCTTGTATTCTATCATGGAAAATCTCCAAATGGCTCTAGAACTCATTGGATCATGCGTGAGTATCGACTTGTCACTACTCCTTCTAATTCATCCCAG AAGTATGTAGAAGACTTAGGGAATTGGGTTCTTTGCCGCATAttcaagaagaaaagaagcataGAAAGTCAACATCACATGGTCaagaacaaaattaataataatgttgTCGAGgtggctaataataataataataagccaATATTCTTTGATTTTATGAGGCTATATGACTCGCcaatatcttcttcttcatcttcatcttcttcttgtttaAGTTCTGATTTCATAACTCAAATGTAA
- the LOC112708123 gene encoding ubiquitin-conjugating enzyme E2 27, translated as MIDFARVQKELVECGKDAEGSGIKVTPKSDNLVLLLGTIPGPIGTPYEGGVFKIDITLPDGYPFEPPKMQFSTKVWHPNISSQSGAICLDILKDQWSPALTLKTALLSVQALLSAPQPDDPQDAVVAQQYLKDYQTFVNTARYWTESFAKPTSLGIEDKVQKLVEMGFPEAQVRNILEAVGGDENLALERLL; from the exons ATGATAGACTTTGCGCGCGTGCAGAAGGAGCTGGTGGAATGTGGTAAGGACGCTGAGGGATCGGGAATCAAGGTCACGCCTAAATCCGATAACCTCGTTCTCCTCCTCGGAACCATTCCCGGTCCTATCGGAACCCCTTACGAAGGTGGCGTCTTCAAAATCGACATCACATTGCCCG ATGGGTACCCGTTCGAACCACCAAAGATGCAGTTTTCAACCAAAGTCTG GCACCCTAATATCAGCAGCCAGAGTGGAGCTATTTGCTTGGACATATTGAAGGATCAATGGAGCCCCGCACTCACTCTGAAGACTGCGCTTCTTTCTGTGCAAGCTCTTCTCTCTGCTCCTCAACCGGATGATCCTCAAGATGCCGTTGTGGCACAGCAG TATCTGAAAGACTATCAGACATTTGTTAACACTGCCCGCTACTGGACAGAAAGTTTTGCCAAGCCCACTTCTCTTGGGATTGAAGATAAG GTACAGAAACTCGTAGAGATGGGGTTTCCTGAAGCTCAAGTAAGGAACATTTTGGAAGCTGTCGGCGGAGATGAAAATTTGGCTCTTGAAAGGCTGCTCTAG